Below is a genomic region from Listeria swaminathanii.
TTTTCTTCGGCACGAGTAAGCGCAACGTATAAAACACGCATTTCTTCCGCAATCATTTCACGAGATTTTTTTTGCTTGATTGCTTGTTGCATAATTGTTGGGTAAACAATCATTTTCTGGATATCTCGATAATTAGATGCAAAGCCGTAATCTTTGTCTAAAAGCGTTTTGCTATAAATATCACGCATATTAAACTTTCTACTTAATCCAGAAACAATAACTACTGGAAACTCTAGACCTTTACTGGCATGGATAGTCATCATCCGAACAACATCTTCTTTTTCTCCAAGTGTTTTTGCTGTGCCTAGGTCGTCGCCACGAACTTCCAATCGCTCAACAAAACGGACAAAACGGAACAAGCCTCGGAAGGAAGTTTTTTCGTATTGGTTAGCTCGGTCGTATAACGCTCGTAAATTCGCTTGCCGTTGTTTACCACCAGGCAATCCACCAACAAATTCATAAAAATTCGTTTCTTGATAAATTTGCCAAATTAATGATGTTAAATTTTCTCGGATTGATAATTCGCGCCAAGTATTTAGTTGTTGAATAAAATCACTTATTTTGTCAGCCGTTTCTGAAACAGTTATATCCTTGTATGCCAACAACGCATCAAAGAAATAACCATTTTTCTTCGCCATGCGGACTTGCCCTAATTCTTCTTCGTTTAGACCAATTATCGGTGAACGTAAAACAGCAGCTAACGGAATATCTTGATATGGATTGTCGATTACTTTCATCAGCGCAATCATCGTAGCTACTTCTGTTGTTTCAAAATAACCAGAATTATTATTAGCATAAAAGGGGATGTCTTGCACCTTCATCGCTTCTTCCATATCTGGAGCACTTGTCATTGCCCGCGCTAAAATAACTATATCTCGGTATTGGATAGGTCTATTTTGCTTCATTTTTTTATCATAGATAGGAAACTTATTGTCTACCATTTCTCTGATTTTCATTGCAATTGCCCGAGATTCTACTTGATTTTTCTGTAATTCTTGCGGTGATAATTCATCTTCCGTTTCTTTCTCTTCTGATTTCATATCGATCAATAAAAGTTCTGTCGCCATATCATTGGTTTCAGGAAAACTTGCACCTAAAGTTAACTCTGCAGCCGTATCATAATCAATTTCCGCAATATGTCTATCCATCAATTGATGAAAGATAAAATTGGTGGCGTCTAATACTTCTTTTCTACTTCTGAAGTTTTGCGATAAATCAATACGTATCCCGCTACCCATTCCATCTTGCTGATAAGCTTGATATTTTGTCATGAATAACGTTGGTTCCGCTAAACGGAATCGATAGATAGATTGCTTTACATCGCCAACCATGAATAAGTTTCCTTTTTTTTCACTGGGGTTAGTTACAAGTCCCAGAATAGTTTCTTGCACCATATTAGTATCTTGATATTCATCAATTAATACTTCTTTAAATTGCTTCTGATAATTTTGAGCCACTTCAGATGCATCGTTATCTTTTAATAGGATTTTTAAAGCTAAGTGCTCTAAGTCATTAAAATCTAATACGCCACGTTGTTGTTTCTCTTCAAAGAAATTTTTGGCGAATTTTTTTACTAATTCACTTAGCGTTTGAATGTCTGGTTTCATTTTTTCTAAGTCAGCCAAGTAATTTTTTTCTTCTCTTGAAAACCAGTCTGTCGCGATGTTTTTCATTTCTTTTTTTGCAGCATCTCGAAATTTTTTCGTTTCTTCAACATATACTTCATCATAATCACTTTTATTTTTAAGCGTTGGAATCCGTTTGAAATCAATGCGTTCAATAACTGATTTCAACTGCTCCCAGCTGTCCCAATTCAATTTTGATAATGCATCAATTTGAGCTAAATCATTTTCTAATGTAGCTAAATAAGGCGCAGGGCCATTATTTTCATTTGCATAATCTATCGCATTCAATAAATAATTTTTAGCTTGATTAACTCTTAATTCAATATCTTCTTTAATAATTGGGAAATATGGTAATTCTGTAATTGAGCTAATTTCTTCCGTACTATAAAAATCCACCATTGCTTCTAACCATGCACTCGGGTCCGGATTCGCTCTTGAGAAATCATATAACTTAGAAATTAGTATGTGCAATTCCGCGTCTGATCGGTCTCCTGTAAAAGATTCCACCAAATGGAAAAATGCTTCATTATTTTCAATACTATATTCTTGTTCCAGTAATCCTTCCAAAACCTCATCTCGAATCATGCTACTTTCGATTGGTTCAATCAAGCGAAAACTTGGATCTATATCTGCTTCAAAGTAATATTTCCTAATAATTTCTAAACAAAAAGAATGAAGGGTTGAAATAGAAGCATAGTTAAGTAAAGCCACTTGTCT
It encodes:
- the addA gene encoding helicase-exonuclease AddAB subunit AddA; this translates as MSLDIPSKPIDSLWTDDQWKAIQAKGNNVLVAAAAGSGKTAVLVTRIIERLIDETANLNVDELLIVTFTNASAAEMKFRIGKGLEEALTQNPDSAHLKRQVALLNYASISTLHSFCLEIIRKYYFEADIDPSFRLIEPIESSMIRDEVLEGLLEQEYSIENNEAFFHLVESFTGDRSDAELHILISKLYDFSRANPDPSAWLEAMVDFYSTEEISSITELPYFPIIKEDIELRVNQAKNYLLNAIDYANENNGPAPYLATLENDLAQIDALSKLNWDSWEQLKSVIERIDFKRIPTLKNKSDYDEVYVEETKKFRDAAKKEMKNIATDWFSREEKNYLADLEKMKPDIQTLSELVKKFAKNFFEEKQQRGVLDFNDLEHLALKILLKDNDASEVAQNYQKQFKEVLIDEYQDTNMVQETILGLVTNPSEKKGNLFMVGDVKQSIYRFRLAEPTLFMTKYQAYQQDGMGSGIRIDLSQNFRSRKEVLDATNFIFHQLMDRHIAEIDYDTAAELTLGASFPETNDMATELLLIDMKSEEKETEDELSPQELQKNQVESRAIAMKIREMVDNKFPIYDKKMKQNRPIQYRDIVILARAMTSAPDMEEAMKVQDIPFYANNNSGYFETTEVATMIALMKVIDNPYQDIPLAAVLRSPIIGLNEEELGQVRMAKKNGYFFDALLAYKDITVSETADKISDFIQQLNTWRELSIRENLTSLIWQIYQETNFYEFVGGLPGGKQRQANLRALYDRANQYEKTSFRGLFRFVRFVERLEVRGDDLGTAKTLGEKEDVVRMMTIHASKGLEFPVVIVSGLSRKFNMRDIYSKTLLDKDYGFASNYRDIQKMIVYPTIMQQAIKQKKSREMIAEEMRVLYVALTRAEEKLILTATVPDFEKTSKNWLQVAKGKETILPAATRAKAKCYLDWIGNATIRHSSFKDLLCEEMIQTLPTDMKLQIEIKTKEMFLTNELERTESDNWLENIKEHQPVPVQSPYKDEIQQYMNYEYQNEAATEIRAKQSVTELKRQFSLQDSWSDTTLLKEFQKVSLDRPKFLQQNKLSATEIGTAMHTLMQAVSLEDKPTKDDIVLLLQTMQEKDILTEAQLKAINIQQILGFFESALGKTMLQKKALVKREVPFSYLLPVSKLYKQTDVDERVLIQGVVDGMIEEEETITLIDYKTDKIEGRYADWEAAEKVMKERYQIQIKLYAEAIQAITGKQVTKAYLYFFDGQHICQINTKDGF